Genomic segment of Arachnia propionica:
CGCCGGGGTCGACGGGCGGCGGCAGATCCCGCGTTTCGCGTCGCGTTCCGCCCGCCGCCGCACCACACTGCCGGAGGGTGGGGGCAAGGGCCCCGTCCTGATCTGGGTGGATTCGTTCAGCGACTGCTTCGAGTCGAACTCCTTCGCCGCGGTGGTGCAGGTCCTGGCCCGTCTCGGCTACGCACCCCGGGCGCTGAATGAAAAGGCCTGCTGCGGCCTGACCTGGATCTCAACGGGCCAGCTCGACGGCGCCCGCCGCCAGCTCAGGCACGCCGCCGCCGTGCTGGCGCCGTTCGTCGAACAGGGCATTCCGATCGTCGGTGTGGAGCCGAGCTGCACCAGCGTGTGGCGCTCCGACGCGCCCGAACTGCTGCCCGGGGACACCAACGTGAAGGCGTTGAAAGGGAAGGTCCTGACCCTGGCGGAGTTCCTGGCCAAGGATCCCGACTTCCTGCCCCCGGACCTGTCCGGGCACACCATCGTCGCCCAGCCCCACTGCCACCACGCCTCCGTGATCGGATGGCAGACTGACCGTGCCCTGTTGAAGGCGACGGGAGCGGAACTGGTGCAGGTGGGTGGCTGCTGCGGGCTGGCCGGGAACTTCGGCGTCGAGATCGGCCACCACGAGGTGAGCGTGAAGGTCTTCGAACACGACCTCGGGCCCGCGGTGACGGCCAACCCGGAGGCCATAGTCCTGGCCGACGGTTTCAGTTGCCAGACCCAACTGAAGGGTCTGGCAGGCCGCGACTCGATGAGCCTGGCCGAGCTGTTGGCGACCCACCCGGCCCGCTCCGCCTGACCTGCAGAACCACAACGATTCAGGTGCAGAACCACAACGAGTCGGGTGCAGAACCACAATGTCGCGCGTAATATCGTTCCCATGCGCATCCGGGACCGCCACCCCGGAGGTTTCCTACTGACCGGTTCCACTGACCTGCGTCGCCCGGAGAGAACTCCGGTTTACTCAGCGGACGGGCGCGTCTGGGGATTGGAGGTCAAGGCCACCCAGACACCGAGATCGGAACACTTCACGCACCTGAAGAAACTCAGGGACCGGATCGGCGACCGTTTCCGCGGGGGCATCGTCTTGAACATGCATCCCAGGACCGTGAGGATGGGGCCCGGTTTCTGGAGCGTGCCCGTTTCCGCTCTCTGGGATCACTGAGCACTCCGGTGCCCCAGCCGGCCCCGGGTCACGGCGACGGCGATCACCGCCAGAACGGCCAGCCCCAGCACCGCCGGCCACAGGCTCGTCACCTTCTGGCCAGTCGCCTTCTCCCACACGCTCAACGCCCAGTTGATCGCATTGTGGGCGAGGATCGCGAGGAGAACGGATCCGCGCGCCGTGTTGGTGATCCAGGACAGGACGATCGACGCCGCAACCGTGAACGCGAGGAAGGCAAACAGGTCACCCACGTCCCGGTGCGGGGTCGTCTCCCATTCCGCGATCAGGAACAGGGGCAGGTGCCAGCCTCCCCAGACGATCCCGAGGATCACGGCGGCCGGAAGCGGTGAGGTGCGTTCCTGCAGTCTGGGCAGCGCGAATCCCCGCCACCCCACCTCCTCCTGAAGCGGCCCGCCGATCAGGTACGCCACCCCCATCACCAGAGGGGCGATGACCAGGGCAGGGCCTGCGAGTTCGGGCCCACCCGCCGTTTCGCCCGGCAGAATTGCCAGGACCGCAATCACGGCCGCTGGGATCGCCACCAGGGCCAGCAGATAGGCCACCAGCGGCACCCGCCAACGCAGCAGGGAGGCCGTCCAGTTCTTCAGCGACCCGGTCGTCAACCGGGTCATCACCAAGGACGCCAGGAAAGGCCCGGCGAACAGGGCGAGTTGATTCAACACGACGCTCGTCGCCACGGGGAGCTCGTAGGGCAACAGCCCCAGGTTTTTCCGCCCCAACAGGGCGGGCAGCCACAGGATCCAGGAACCCGCGTAGGCCAGGGCGATGTAACCGCCCAGGGGGTGTGACCGCAACCAGTTCTTCATTCCGCCTCCTCAGCAATGCTCCGCCAGAACTCCAGGTTGCTGCGGGTCTGCGCCCGCCCCCAGGCCAGCACCATGCGGTGGTGGGGACGGTCCCCGCCGAGATCATCGCGCTCCAGGAACTCCAGCCTGGATTCCAGTTCAGCCACCTTTCGCCTCGCGAGGGGACCGACGATGGCCGGGTCCGCGTCGGCGAAGAACAGTTGCAGGAGCGCGGGATCCCGCGTCTGCGCGGCGTCAGCGGGTCGTTGCAGCCAGCCGCGCAGAGCACGGAGCCCGTCCTCCGTGATCGAGTAGACCCGGCGTCGCCGCCCGCCCTCCTCGGACTCCACGTCCACCAGCCCCGCCTCCACCAGTTTCCTGGGTTCGGCGTAGAGCTGCGAGTGCGGGAAGGGCCAGAAGAACCCGACAGAGATCCGTGCGTTGTGTTCCAGCTCGTACGAAGTCATGGGACCCGCGGTCGCGAGCATTCCCAGGACGATGAACGAAACCGGCCGAAGCGAATGGTCCGATTCGGAGGGTTTCATGGTATGAGGATACACCCCGGCAATGCCTTTCCCCGGTCAGGCGTCGCGACGGGCCCAGACCACCGCGGCGATCACCCAGAACCCCAGCACCCACCCGGCCAGGGCTCCCACCGATTCCGCCAGGGGATGCGCCGGATCGGGCGCGAACAGGTCGGCCCCGACGGAACCGGGCAGCCAGGTCGCCAGCTTGGTGTAGGGCCGCAGCACGGGGCCCGCCACGACGAGAAGGACGAACGCCGTGGTGAGGGAGGCAACCAGCTGCCTCGCCACCAGGCCGATGGCGTATCCGAGCAGACCCATCGCGGCGAGATGCGCAACCACCCCGGGAAGGGCCCACTCGCCCTCGGGAACCAGCAGACGCACCCCGCCCGCGGCCATCATCGCCGTCACCGTCAGCACCACCGTTGCGGTCAGCGCCTTGACCACCGCCACCGGGAAACGGCGGGGCATGGCTGTACAGGTGGTGGCGACCTGTCTTCCGGAGTACTCCCCCGTCGCCGCCAACACACCGAGCAGGATGCACCCCATGGCCGTCAACGAGGGCACCAGCTGCAGAGTCTGCGCGGAACCGCTGGGCCCCGACATCAAGGCCGCCAACGCCCAGGACCCGGCGACCGTGAGCGCCACAACCAGCCAGATGCCCGGGAGCCCGAGTTTGCGCCACTCCGCCGCGATGACCGCCATCTCAGGCCTCCCTTCTGGCGTGAAGCAGCACGGCCAGGATGATGGCGGCAACACCCCAGGCGGCACCCACCAGCATTCCGACTCCGGGGCTGAGGGGATCCTGGATCGCGGTGTCGGTCAGAAACGTATGGGCCAGCGCAAGGTCCGGTGCGTAGCGGGCCAGTGGGGTCACCTTCGAGAGCAGGAACGAGAAGGACACGGCCGAGGAGTTGATCACCAGCAGCGTCAGGGGCAGGGTTCCGCCGCGGACCAGTTCGGCCAGGGCGGCCGCGATCACTGTCATGGTCACCAGGAAGAACACCGCCCCCGCGGCCCGGGGCCAGGGGTTCCCCCACGTGGCCTCCACGCCACCCAGTGCCCAACGCGCGACCGCCAGGGTGCCCGCGGTGGCCGCCACGGCCAGGACCACGGCGAACCCCAGGAGCACGGTGAGTTTCGCGATCATCCGTCTGGCTCCCCCGGGTGTGGCGACCATGCTGGTGGTGAGTTGCCTGCCCCGCCCGACGGCCTGGGCATTGCGGACGTACTCGCTGGAGACGGAAAGCACCCCGAGCACCACGAAACCGACCTGCGCCACGGTGAGCGCTGTGAATCCGGAGTCGGTCGTGGAGGTGTCGTACAGCGCTCCGAGCTGACCGGTTTCCACCGCGCGCCTGGTCTGGGAGCTCGCCAGCCATGCCAGGAGCATCGGGACCGCCAGGGCCAGCAAACCGGCCAGCCAGATGCCGGGAAGGGTGCACAGTTTCAACACCTCGGCGCGCATCGTCCGCCTCATGCGCGTGCCTCCACGTGCGCGAAGAACGCTTCTTCCAGGCTGGGATGACCCGCCATGACGTCGGCCACTCCACCCCACGCCTTGATCCGGCCGCCGTTGATGATCACGACGTCGTCGACGATCTCCGCCAGTTCACCGATCAGGTGGCTGGACAGCAGCACCGTGCCCCCCGCATCGGCGTGCGCCCTGAGCAGCCGACGGATCCACCTGACCCCCTGCGGGTCGAGGCCGTTGACCGGTTCGTCGAGGACCAACCGCTCCGGTTTCCCCAGCAGGGCGGTCGCCAATCCGAGCCGCTGCCCCATGCCCAGCGAATAGGTGCCCACCCGCCGATTGGCGTCGGCCGCCAACCCAACCTCCTCAAGGACCTGCTGGACCCTTTTCCTCGGGATGCCGTTGCTGGCCGCCACCCACCCGAGGTGGGCGCGCGCGGTGCGGGACGGGTGGGCGGCAGCCCCGTCGAGCATGGAGCCGACGTGCCTCAGCGGGTTCCGGAGCTCCCGGTAGGGCCGGCCATCCAGGGTGGCATGCCCGGTCGTGGCCCGGTCCAGGCCGAGCAGGATTCGCAGGCTCGATGACTTGCCGGCCCCGTTCGGTCCGACGAAGCCCGTCACCCGCCCGGGCCTCGCCTCGAACCCCACTCCCTCCAGGATTTTCCGGCGGCCACGGACCTTGGAAACATCGTCAAATCTGATCATGACCCCGATCATGCTGCGGCGAACGCCCCCTGCCCGTCGGGCCCAGCGCCGATTTCCGGTCCGCGCCTCAGCCCTCGGATTCTCAGCCCGTGGGGTGATGATTCCTCACCCCGCCCACGGCTAGCATCGCCCCATGCACCGTTATTTCTCCGCCCAGGTACTGGCGGTGCTCGTGCTGCTCGTGCTCTTGTGCGGCGTCAGCACCGAGTCGGGTCCGAGCAGCCTGACCCAGTTCGTGATCATGCTGTCGACGGGCCTGCTGGTGTGCTGGATCTGGTGGGCGGCGAAACGATCCGGGCGGCGCCAAGCCGAGCAGCTGCGATCCCAGCAGATCGCTGCTGCCGTGACGACGGAGCGGTTGACGATAGCCCGGGACCTGCACGATCTCGTCTCGCACGGCATCGGTCTGATAACGGTACGCGCCTCGGTGGCCCGCAATGTGGACGCCGAGGATCCCGAAAGCCTGGTGGCGGCGCTCTGCGACATCGAACAGGCGAGCCGGGCCACTACCCTGGAACTGCGCCGGATGCTCCAGGTGCTGCGTTCCGACCAGGACGCGCCCCTGTCCCCCAGCCCGGGCGATCCCAACTGGGATGGTCTCCTGGAATCCGCTGAGCGAGCGGGGCTGCACGTGAAAATGTCCAACGACGGGGTCACGCCGAACAGCGAGGGGGTGGCGCTGGCCATCCACCGCATCCTTCAGGAAGGGCTGGCGAATGCCGCCAGGCACGCCGGACCCACCAGCGTCCACGTCGAACTCGCCCGCCGCGGGGAGGTCCTTCACCTGGCCGTGACGGATTCCGGCCCGGTTCCCGGATGGCGTTCACGTCCCGGGGCGGGCAGTGGCCTGATCGGGCTGCGGGAGCGCGTCGCCGCGCTGGGTGGGAACCTTCGCCACCACCGCTCCCCGGACGGTTTCCGACTCGAGGCCGAGCTGCCGGATCCGGAGCCGGTCCGTGCCTGAGGTCCGTGTCCTGATAGCCGACGACCAGCAGCTGCTGCGCCAGTCGCTGGCGCACCTGTTGGACTCCCAGCCGGGCTTCCGGGTCGTGGCGGAGGCCGCCACCGGCGTGGAGGCCGTCTCACTGACCCGGGAGCTGGTGCCGGATGTCGTGCTGATGGACATCCGCATGCCGCAACTCGACGGGATCGCGGCGACCCGTTCAATCGTCCGCGACCCGCATCTGTCCGAGGTTCGGGTGCTGGTGCTTACCATGTTCGACCTGGACGAGTACGTTTTCGGGGCCCTGCGCGCGGGGGCCTCCGGTTTCCTGTTGAAGGACGCGACCCCGGAGGCCCTGATCAACGCGGTGCGCACCGTCTCGGCCGGGCAGGCCCTCCTGGCGCCCTCGGCCATCACCACCCTGGTGGAGAGCTGCCTCCCGGACGCGACCCCCTCCGGGAGGGTGGCGGATCTGACCCCGCGGCAGACCGAGATCCTCAGACTCGTGGCCCGGGGGCTGTCCAACGACCAGATCGAACGGGAACTGCACATCAGCCACGCCACCTGCAAGACCCACATCTCGGCGCTGCTGAGCCGCCTGCAGGCCCGGGACCGCGCCCAACTGGTGATCGCAGCCTACGAACACGGGCTGGTGCGCCCCGGTACCTGGGGAAACGAGCCGGTTTAGCCGGCACGTGAGCCCCCCCCTCATCTCGCGCGCGAATTGCGGAAGAAATACGGCCTTGCCGAAACTGGTTGAGCCGGGCCGCGACGACTTCCCTGAAGCTGGTTGAGCCAGCACTTGAGCGAAGCGAACGGCTGAGTCGAAACCACCACCGGCACCCGGTGCACAGACCCGACCACAAGACCCCGGACACCCTCACCATGGTTTCGACACGGCCCACTCGCTGACGCTCGCAGGCCGGCTCAACCAACTTCAAGAAGGACAAAGCCGGTTGAGCCGGGTCGCGAGGAACGAGCGACCCGAGTCGAAACCACCACCGGCGCCCGGTGCACAGACCCGACCACAAGACCCCGACCACCCTCACCATGGTTTCGACACGGCCCACTCGCTGACGCTCGCAGGCCGGCTCAACCAACTTAGGGCCTGAGTCGCCGATTCAGTGTTCCAGCAGCGGCGCCAGGAACTCGCCGGTCGCCGATTCCGTCACCTTCGCGACCTCCTCCGGGGTGCCGGTGGCAACCACCTGGCCGCCGCGGGATCCGCCTCCCGGGCCCATGTCGATGATCCAGTCGGCCGACTTGATGACGTCGAGGTTGTGTTCGATCACCACGACCGTGTTTCCCGCGTCGACGAGGCGGTGCAGCACCGCTAGGAGTTTGCGGATGTCCTCGAAGTGCAGGCCCGTGGTGGGTTCGTCGAGCACGTAGAGGGTGCGTCCCGTGGAGCGTTTCTGCAGCTCGGCGGCAAGTTTCACGCGCTGCGCCTCACCCCCGGACAGGGTGGTCGCGGGCTGTCCGAGACGGACGTAGCCGAGCCCCACCTCCTCCAGGGTCTTCAGGTGCCGGGCGATGGCCGGGATGGATTCGAAGAACCGCGTCCCCTCGCTGATGGACATCTGCAGCACGTCGGAGATCGACCTGCCCTTGTAGTGCACCTCGAGGGTTTCACGGTTGTACCGGGCCCCGTGGCAGATCTCGCAGGGAACGTAGACGTCCGGCAGGAAATTCAT
This window contains:
- a CDS encoding CPBP family intramembrane glutamic endopeptidase; its protein translation is MKNWLRSHPLGGYIALAYAGSWILWLPALLGRKNLGLLPYELPVATSVVLNQLALFAGPFLASLVMTRLTTGSLKNWTASLLRWRVPLVAYLLALVAIPAAVIAVLAILPGETAGGPELAGPALVIAPLVMGVAYLIGGPLQEEVGWRGFALPRLQERTSPLPAAVILGIVWGGWHLPLFLIAEWETTPHRDVGDLFAFLAFTVAASIVLSWITNTARGSVLLAILAHNAINWALSVWEKATGQKVTSLWPAVLGLAVLAVIAVAVTRGRLGHRSAQ
- a CDS encoding helix-turn-helix transcriptional regulator, which produces MKPSESDHSLRPVSFIVLGMLATAGPMTSYELEHNARISVGFFWPFPHSQLYAEPRKLVEAGLVDVESEEGGRRRRVYSITEDGLRALRGWLQRPADAAQTRDPALLQLFFADADPAIVGPLARRKVAELESRLEFLERDDLGGDRPHHRMVLAWGRAQTRSNLEFWRSIAEEAE
- a CDS encoding ABC transporter permease, whose product is MAVIAAEWRKLGLPGIWLVVALTVAGSWALAALMSGPSGSAQTLQLVPSLTAMGCILLGVLAATGEYSGRQVATTCTAMPRRFPVAVVKALTATVVLTVTAMMAAGGVRLLVPEGEWALPGVVAHLAAMGLLGYAIGLVARQLVASLTTAFVLLVVAGPVLRPYTKLATWLPGSVGADLFAPDPAHPLAESVGALAGWVLGFWVIAAVVWARRDA
- a CDS encoding ATP-binding cassette domain-containing protein, producing MIRFDDVSKVRGRRKILEGVGFEARPGRVTGFVGPNGAGKSSSLRILLGLDRATTGHATLDGRPYRELRNPLRHVGSMLDGAAAHPSRTARAHLGWVAASNGIPRKRVQQVLEEVGLAADANRRVGTYSLGMGQRLGLATALLGKPERLVLDEPVNGLDPQGVRWIRRLLRAHADAGGTVLLSSHLIGELAEIVDDVVIINGGRIKAWGGVADVMAGHPSLEEAFFAHVEARA
- a CDS encoding sensor histidine kinase, which gives rise to MHRYFSAQVLAVLVLLVLLCGVSTESGPSSLTQFVIMLSTGLLVCWIWWAAKRSGRRQAEQLRSQQIAAAVTTERLTIARDLHDLVSHGIGLITVRASVARNVDAEDPESLVAALCDIEQASRATTLELRRMLQVLRSDQDAPLSPSPGDPNWDGLLESAERAGLHVKMSNDGVTPNSEGVALAIHRILQEGLANAARHAGPTSVHVELARRGEVLHLAVTDSGPVPGWRSRPGAGSGLIGLRERVAALGGNLRHHRSPDGFRLEAELPDPEPVRA
- a CDS encoding response regulator produces the protein MPEVRVLIADDQQLLRQSLAHLLDSQPGFRVVAEAATGVEAVSLTRELVPDVVLMDIRMPQLDGIAATRSIVRDPHLSEVRVLVLTMFDLDEYVFGALRAGASGFLLKDATPEALINAVRTVSAGQALLAPSAITTLVESCLPDATPSGRVADLTPRQTEILRLVARGLSNDQIERELHISHATCKTHISALLSRLQARDRAQLVIAAYEHGLVRPGTWGNEPV